From Longimicrobium sp.:
TGCGGCTTGTAGCCGTAGTCCACGGACGCGCCGCCGTCGCGCAGGCGGTGGACGATGGACAGCAGCTCCGCGCGCTGCTCGGCGGGCGCGATCACGTAGTAGTCCAGCGACGGGCGCGTCTCGGGAAGCAGGCCGCGGTCCGTCAGCAGCTCCTTGAGCACCACGTCGCCCATCCCGAAGCCCAGCGCGGGAAGCTGCACCCCGCCCACCTGCGCCAGCAGGTTGTCGTAGCGCCCGCCGCCGCAGATGGCGCGCAGCTCACCGCGCGCGTCGAACAGCTCGAAGACGATCCCCGTGTAGTACGCCAGCCCGCGCACGATCGACAGGTCGAAGCGCACGAAATCGCCCAGCCCCATCGCCCTGAGCTGCCCGAAATAGCCGGCCATCCGCTCGATCTCGGGCGCCACGCCCTCGGTCTGCCCGTACGCCGCGCTCACCGCGTCGAAGTCGCGGTGCTGGAAGATGGCGAGCACTGCCTCGGCGACCTCGGCGGTGACGCCGGCCTCGCCGGTGAGGCGCTTGATCATCCCCTCGCGCGTCTCCCGCTCCAGCTTGTCGACGATGTTGTAGACGAGCACCAGCTGGTCCTCGGGGATACCGGCGTGTAGCAGCAGCGCGCGCAGCAGCCGCCGGTCTGAGACGCGCGCGACGAAGTCCTGCGACGTGAGGCCGAAGGCGCGCAGCATGTCGATGGCCGCCGCCAGCAGCTCGGCGTCGGCGGAGACGTCTTCTTCGCCCAGGATGTCCAGGTTCAGCTGGAAGTGCTCGCGCAGGCGCCCGCGCTGCTGCCGCTCGTAGCGGAAGAGCTGGGGGATGGTGAACCACTTGATCGGCTTGCGCAGCCCGCCCGCGCGCGCGCCGGCCATCCGCGCCAGCGTGGGCGTCATCTCCGGGCGCAGCGCCACCTCGCGGTCGCCTTTGTCCTTGAAGTTGTAGAGCTGCTGCACGATCTCGGGCCCGCTCTTCTCGATGTACAGCTCGAGCGGCTCCAGCGGGGGCCCGTCGTACTCCTGGAAGCCGTAGCGCCGCGCCACCTCGCGCCAGGTGGCGAAGATGTGCGCGCGAACGGCGAAATCGTCCGGGTAGAAGTCCCGGAACCCCGGTAGTGCCTGGAAGGTTGCCATGGGGCGCGAAACTAAGCGCGAGAGTGCGAAAGTGCGAGGGTGCGGGGGAGAAGTACGAAAGTACGGGAGTACGGAAGTACGAGGAGTGCTGAGTGCTGAGTGCTGAGTGCGTAACGGAAACGGCCGGTATCCGCTCCCGCGCGGATGCCGGCCGTTGATGTCCGCGAAGGCGGACAGTGTGCAGTTGTAGCCGCGACTTCAGTCGCATTTTTCCTCACATCGCCGCCCGCCGCCCGCCCGTCGCCTCACAACCGCTGATCATCCCGCCGCCCGCCGTCACCCACCGTGAACGCCAGCTCCATCGCCTCACCCGGCGCGAGCGCATGCCACCGCGCGGCCAGGTCGGCGCGCAGCGCGCAGATCCGCGCGAACTCGTCGTCGGTGACGGCGCGCGGGGCGGGGAGGCCGTGCTGCGCGAAAACCTGGGCGACGTGGGGATTGAGATCTGCCGCTTCGGGCTCGGCTCCGCTCGCGCGCGTGGTGTCGAACCAGCCGGCGATCACCTCGGCCAGCAGCGCCTCGGGCAGGTTCGGCATCGGGCCGCGCGGCCACGGCGTGCCGAAGTCCGCGAACTCCCATCCGTCGGCCATCATCCCCCAGAACGCCTGCCGCAGCCCCAGCACCGTCTCGACCGCGTAGTGCGTCAGGTCGTGCAGGGGGAAGAAGAAGCTCTGCCGCTGCCACGCCACCGTGCCGTCGCGCCGGGTGACGCTCAGCACCGGCGTTCCGTCGCGCTTGATGGCGAAGCGGAGCGTCACCAGCGCCTCCGCCGCGATGGATCCGGCTTCTCGTCCGCGGGTTTT
This genomic window contains:
- a CDS encoding ATP phosphoribosyltransferase regulatory subunit — translated: MATFQALPGFRDFYPDDFAVRAHIFATWREVARRYGFQEYDGPPLEPLELYIEKSGPEIVQQLYNFKDKGDREVALRPEMTPTLARMAGARAGGLRKPIKWFTIPQLFRYERQQRGRLREHFQLNLDILGEEDVSADAELLAAAIDMLRAFGLTSQDFVARVSDRRLLRALLLHAGIPEDQLVLVYNIVDKLERETREGMIKRLTGEAGVTAEVAEAVLAIFQHRDFDAVSAAYGQTEGVAPEIERMAGYFGQLRAMGLGDFVRFDLSIVRGLAYYTGIVFELFDARGELRAICGGGRYDNLLAQVGGVQLPALGFGMGDVVLKELLTDRGLLPETRPSLDYYVIAPAEQRAELLSIVHRLRDGGASVDYGYKP